From the Leptotrichia sp. oral taxon 221 genome, one window contains:
- a CDS encoding GntR family transcriptional regulator, with translation MLSKKALFLITAENEVEALVEFAKVFKKKYGIEAEGLYVKDILKYEIFPIAVEGIGINVGANYAFKEYKELEEKTFRHIRELTAPDFSNVYSREGETVEIALEELKKYDMLVVVKNDKVTSILKDIMRSVYKPLIILPNQLEFKLDNLLLLDDGAYNANKTLFTFYNIFHEQKVDVLRVNVDSEDNLSERFGENYNLIHKKGDPFKTIMETSKDYDMILMGDLRYTIMVERITGKLGVRILENMKKPIFID, from the coding sequence ATGTTATCGAAAAAAGCATTATTTTTAATTACTGCAGAAAATGAAGTTGAAGCTTTGGTGGAATTTGCTAAAGTGTTTAAAAAGAAATACGGAATAGAGGCAGAAGGTCTTTATGTTAAGGATATCTTGAAATATGAAATATTTCCAATCGCAGTAGAGGGAATTGGAATTAATGTGGGGGCAAACTACGCATTCAAGGAATACAAAGAATTAGAAGAAAAAACTTTTAGACACATAAGAGAGCTAACAGCACCAGATTTTTCAAATGTTTATAGTAGAGAAGGAGAAACTGTTGAAATTGCTTTAGAAGAGTTAAAAAAATATGATATGTTAGTTGTTGTAAAAAATGATAAGGTAACTTCTATTTTGAAGGATATTATGAGAAGTGTTTACAAACCGTTGATAATATTGCCTAATCAACTAGAATTTAAGTTAGATAACTTATTATTATTAGATGATGGAGCTTACAACGCGAATAAGACATTGTTTACATTTTATAACATATTTCATGAACAAAAGGTTGATGTTTTGCGGGTAAATGTGGATTCAGAAGATAATTTGTCAGAAAGATTTGGAGAAAATTACAATTTGATTCACAAAAAAGGAGATCCCTTTAAAACAATCATGGAAACATCGAAAGATTATGATATGATTTTGATGGGAGATTTGAGATACACAATAATGGTTGAAAGAATTACTGGAAAGTTAGGTGTAAGAATTTTAGAAAATATGAAAAAACCGATTTTTATTGATTAA
- a CDS encoding YfcE family phosphodiesterase, translated as MKVLICSDSHGKLDYFQDVMELEQPEIVIFAGDHSVDALNISLMHHKIPFAYVRGNTDYDDDDAKDVRIFDLMGRKVFLTHGHLYGVKTNLNELEKKAREENADICIFGHTHREYLVEKDGTVYVNPGALQDKKYVIYDGRDFIQKVLD; from the coding sequence ATGAAAGTTTTAATTTGTTCAGATAGCCACGGGAAATTGGATTATTTCCAAGATGTAATGGAATTAGAGCAGCCAGAAATTGTTATATTTGCTGGAGATCACAGTGTAGATGCATTGAATATATCATTGATGCATCATAAAATTCCATTTGCATATGTTCGTGGAAATACAGACTATGATGATGATGATGCTAAAGATGTTAGAATTTTTGATTTGATGGGTAGAAAAGTATTTTTAACTCATGGACATCTTTATGGAGTAAAAACGAATTTAAATGAGCTTGAAAAAAAAGCAAGAGAAGAAAATGCTGATATTTGTATTTTCGGGCATACTCACAGAGAGTATTTAGTAGAAAAAGATGGAACTGTTTACGTTAATCCAGGAGCATTGCAAGATAAAAAATACGTAATATACGATGGAAGAGATTTCATACAAAAAGTTTTGGATTAA